One genomic window of Halobellus limi includes the following:
- a CDS encoding aldehyde dehydrogenase family protein, translated as MPMDTRPFENERTLAAHRENGSLDEFHRSYADAVASVESELGASHSLWIDGRWVETDETYTVTSPADENLEIGRFAAGGSDEVDRAVAAASDAFDEWRGTHWRERAEMFRRAAEVMRERKFELAATLTLENGKNRAEAMADVDEGIDFLRFYARELERNDGYEYDTGEPTPGQHCTNALEPFGVFAVVGPFNFPFAIFCGMLSGALLTGNTAVAKPASATPLIAHRAVEILVEAGVPDGVVNLVTGSGRAVGQPLVEHEDVAGAVFTGSRTVGRSIRRTFFDLEKSGPVIAELGGKNPVIVTANADLEKAVSGVRNGAFGYSGQKCSATSRVYVDERVIEAFTDRLVDATEELVIDRPRAEDAFVSPLIDDDALDRYVEICEAAREVGTIRTGGRVVAGGDGSGGSGAEDRTGDLSAGRFVEPTVVTGVPHDHELARDEHFVPFVTVHPVSGLDEAITKANDSSYGLCAGLFSEDEAEIDAWFERIESGMCYVNREQSATTGALVQAQPFGGWKASGTTSKFAGGYWYLPQFLREQSRTVVGDVGRR; from the coding sequence ATGCCGATGGACACACGGCCCTTCGAGAACGAACGCACCCTCGCCGCCCACCGAGAGAACGGGAGCCTCGACGAGTTCCATCGGTCGTACGCCGACGCGGTCGCGAGCGTCGAGTCCGAGTTGGGCGCGTCCCACTCGCTGTGGATCGACGGTCGGTGGGTCGAGACCGACGAGACGTACACGGTCACGAGTCCGGCCGATGAAAACCTCGAAATCGGCCGGTTCGCCGCCGGCGGTTCCGACGAGGTCGACCGGGCGGTCGCGGCCGCGAGCGACGCCTTCGACGAGTGGCGCGGGACGCACTGGCGCGAGCGGGCCGAGATGTTCCGACGTGCGGCAGAGGTGATGCGAGAGCGAAAGTTCGAGCTCGCGGCGACGCTGACCCTCGAGAACGGGAAGAACCGAGCCGAGGCGATGGCCGACGTGGACGAGGGGATCGACTTCCTCCGCTTCTACGCCCGCGAACTCGAACGCAACGACGGCTACGAGTACGACACCGGCGAGCCGACGCCCGGCCAGCACTGCACGAACGCCCTGGAGCCGTTCGGCGTCTTCGCCGTCGTCGGCCCGTTCAACTTCCCCTTCGCCATCTTCTGCGGGATGCTCTCGGGCGCGTTGCTCACCGGGAACACGGCCGTCGCGAAGCCCGCGAGCGCGACGCCGTTGATCGCACACCGGGCCGTCGAGATCCTCGTCGAGGCCGGCGTTCCCGACGGCGTCGTGAACCTCGTCACCGGCAGCGGGCGGGCCGTCGGGCAGCCGCTCGTCGAACACGAGGACGTCGCGGGCGCCGTCTTCACCGGTTCCAGAACCGTCGGCCGAAGCATCCGCCGGACGTTCTTCGACCTCGAGAAGTCCGGCCCGGTGATAGCCGAACTCGGCGGCAAGAACCCGGTGATCGTCACCGCGAACGCCGACCTGGAGAAGGCGGTCTCGGGCGTCAGAAACGGGGCGTTCGGCTACAGCGGGCAGAAGTGCTCTGCGACCAGCCGCGTCTACGTCGACGAGCGCGTGATCGAGGCGTTCACCGATCGGTTGGTCGACGCGACCGAGGAGCTCGTGATCGATCGGCCCCGTGCGGAGGACGCCTTCGTCTCGCCGCTGATCGACGACGACGCGCTCGATCGCTACGTGGAGATCTGCGAGGCGGCGCGGGAGGTCGGCACGATTCGGACGGGCGGGCGGGTGGTCGCCGGCGGTGACGGCTCAGGCGGGAGCGGCGCCGAGGACCGAACGGGGGACCTCTCGGCCGGCCGGTTCGTCGAGCCGACGGTCGTGACGGGCGTGCCGCACGACCACGAACTCGCTCGCGATGAGCACTTCGTCCCCTTCGTGACGGTCCATCCCGTCTCGGGACTCGACGAGGCGATCACGAAGGCCAACGACAGCAGCTACGGGCTGTGTGCCGGGCTCTTCTCCGAGGACGAGGCCGAGATCGACGCCTGGTTCGAGCGGATCGAGTCGGGGATGTGCTACGTGAACCGAGAACAGAGCGCGACGACGGGCGCGCTCGTTCAGGCCCAGCCCTTCGGCGGCTGGAAGGCGTCGGGAACGACGAGCAAGTTCGCCGGCGGCTACTGGTACCTCCCGCAGTTCCTGCGCGAACAGAGCAGGACCGTCGTCGGGGACGTCGGTCGCCGGTAA
- a CDS encoding PKD domain-containing protein, which yields MGASGAVGSYHESPGADTSPAVAGDTGDSVWSDRAPGEHDRSVGDFDPSASTRDREPVPDDARARERIASASTTQEIQEDVSWLNAPEGFRVTEFSTADELGGRDTFTAGPTPGARILRFHNDTLYVSVPTFGAGTDRILALPDDDGDGEADRVVTVLESPEISDAHGFDFADDHLYLVNHGPHSEQNNIVRYRMSGLSVDTSSRTVLNDSLPSRGEYWHWTRTLEVRDDHLYVAAGSESNVDESSGGWYARMTRCDVDGSDCTSYAEGLRNAVGFTFHDGELFATDNARDDLTDELPPDEINVVRQGAHYGWPYCYGDNVADPAFDDPSKCTDKATPAVNLRAHTVPLGLEFYTADAFPSEYRGDLYVAMHGSYSAIPPRGYKVVRVPYDDGTLGTPEDFVTGWYDSDGDGDPYEKGEDILGRPVDVAVGPDGAMYVSDDSGGAIYRIAPTNTAPRANVSWSPERPETNETVAFDASNSTDPDGSIASYEWDFDGDGAADATGETANWTFPTSGERTVTLTVTDDGGATDAQQVTLTVEEPPSPANFRIGNVTAPDSVTRGDLINVSAEITNVGDREATQTVEFRLDADGNGTLEPNESLDSTTVRLGGTESTTVAFVGIETSELAPGEYTHGVVTANETATATVAVEAPNRPPTADAGENRTVEEGDSVSLDGSGSSDPDGDTLAYAWTQTAGPTASVADETSATPTVTAPEVDANRTLVFELSVSDGNGGTDTDAVTVEVLDDPDPPDPAPPATTVTLSPEQSEVLIGENATYDVVVDSVDGGVGAYNLSVSVENESVATVADAGVSGTPSRTDVSYGADGSTVRIEATGADTADTGSVAVASVVVSGSTAGTSDLTVAARSIETENGTGYNVTEERDASVTVSALDPIGEFENPPTDPDGDGLYEDVNGDSQFDVVDVQALFANRNDPAVRNRPDRFDFNGDGRVDVVDVQRLYYEVLTK from the coding sequence ATGGGCGCTAGTGGCGCCGTCGGCAGTTACCACGAATCACCCGGAGCGGACACGTCCCCGGCGGTCGCGGGAGATACTGGAGACAGTGTTTGGAGTGATCGAGCCCCGGGTGAGCACGACCGATCCGTAGGCGATTTCGATCCGTCGGCCTCCACGCGCGACCGCGAACCGGTCCCTGACGATGCAAGAGCACGCGAGCGGATCGCGTCGGCGAGCACGACCCAAGAGATCCAAGAAGACGTCTCCTGGCTGAACGCCCCCGAAGGATTCCGCGTGACGGAGTTTTCGACGGCGGACGAACTCGGTGGGAGGGACACCTTTACGGCCGGTCCGACACCGGGTGCGCGGATCCTCCGCTTTCACAACGACACGCTCTACGTGTCGGTCCCGACCTTCGGTGCCGGAACTGACCGGATACTCGCCCTCCCGGACGACGACGGCGACGGAGAGGCCGATCGGGTCGTCACGGTGCTCGAGAGTCCCGAAATAAGCGACGCCCACGGCTTCGACTTCGCCGACGACCACCTGTATCTGGTCAATCACGGCCCCCATAGCGAACAGAACAACATCGTCCGGTATCGGATGTCGGGGCTCTCGGTCGACACCTCCTCGAGGACCGTTCTCAACGACAGCCTCCCGAGTAGAGGGGAGTACTGGCACTGGACGCGAACGCTCGAAGTGCGGGACGATCACCTCTACGTCGCCGCCGGCTCGGAGTCGAACGTCGACGAGTCCTCGGGCGGCTGGTACGCCCGGATGACGCGCTGTGACGTCGACGGATCCGACTGCACCTCCTACGCCGAGGGGCTCCGGAACGCCGTCGGATTCACTTTCCACGACGGCGAGCTGTTCGCGACGGACAACGCGCGGGACGACCTGACCGACGAACTCCCGCCCGACGAGATCAACGTCGTCCGGCAGGGGGCCCACTACGGGTGGCCGTACTGCTACGGGGACAACGTCGCCGACCCCGCCTTCGACGATCCGAGCAAGTGTACCGACAAGGCCACACCCGCGGTGAACCTCCGGGCGCACACGGTTCCGCTGGGCCTCGAGTTCTACACCGCGGACGCGTTCCCGAGCGAGTATCGGGGCGATCTGTACGTCGCGATGCACGGGAGCTACAGCGCGATTCCGCCGCGCGGGTACAAGGTCGTCCGCGTCCCCTACGACGACGGGACGCTCGGGACGCCCGAGGACTTCGTCACCGGGTGGTACGACAGCGACGGCGACGGAGATCCCTACGAGAAGGGCGAGGACATCCTCGGGCGGCCGGTCGACGTCGCGGTCGGCCCCGACGGGGCGATGTACGTCTCCGACGACTCCGGGGGCGCGATCTACCGGATCGCCCCGACGAACACCGCGCCGCGGGCGAACGTCTCGTGGTCGCCAGAGCGCCCGGAGACGAACGAGACGGTCGCGTTCGACGCGTCGAACTCGACCGATCCGGACGGGTCGATCGCGAGTTACGAGTGGGACTTCGACGGCGACGGGGCCGCAGACGCCACCGGCGAGACGGCCAACTGGACGTTCCCCACAAGCGGCGAGCGGACGGTGACCCTGACGGTCACCGACGACGGCGGGGCCACGGACGCCCAGCAAGTGACGCTCACCGTCGAGGAGCCACCGTCGCCGGCGAACTTCCGGATCGGGAACGTGACCGCGCCGGACAGCGTGACCCGGGGGGACCTCATCAACGTCTCAGCGGAGATAACCAACGTCGGCGATCGAGAGGCGACTCAAACCGTCGAATTCCGCCTCGATGCGGACGGTAACGGGACGCTCGAACCCAACGAATCGCTCGATTCGACGACGGTGAGGCTCGGCGGCACCGAATCGACGACCGTGGCGTTCGTCGGGATCGAGACGTCCGAACTCGCGCCGGGCGAGTACACCCACGGCGTCGTCACGGCGAACGAGACGGCCACCGCGACGGTCGCCGTCGAGGCACCGAACCGCCCGCCGACCGCCGACGCCGGTGAGAACCGGACTGTCGAGGAAGGGGACTCGGTGAGCCTCGACGGCTCCGGCTCCAGCGACCCCGACGGAGACACGCTCGCGTACGCCTGGACGCAGACGGCCGGTCCGACGGCGTCCGTGGCCGACGAGACCTCGGCCACGCCGACGGTCACAGCGCCCGAAGTCGACGCCAACCGGACGCTCGTCTTCGAGCTGTCGGTCTCCGACGGTAACGGCGGCACCGACACCGACGCGGTGACGGTCGAGGTACTGGACGATCCGGACCCGCCGGATCCGGCTCCGCCGGCGACGACGGTGACGCTCTCGCCCGAGCAGTCCGAGGTTCTGATCGGCGAGAACGCGACGTACGACGTCGTCGTCGACAGCGTCGACGGCGGGGTCGGCGCGTACAACCTGAGCGTCTCGGTGGAGAACGAGAGCGTCGCCACCGTCGCTGACGCCGGCGTCTCGGGCACCCCGAGCCGGACCGACGTGAGCTACGGGGCGGACGGCTCGACGGTTCGGATCGAGGCGACGGGCGCGGACACCGCAGACACCGGGAGCGTCGCCGTCGCGTCGGTCGTGGTCTCCGGATCGACGGCGGGAACGAGCGATCTCACCGTCGCAGCCCGGTCGATCGAGACCGAGAACGGGACCGGATACAACGTCACCGAGGAGCGCGACGCGTCGGTGACGGTCTCCGCGCTCGATCCGATCGGGGAGTTCGAGAACCCGCCGACGGATCCCGACGGAGACGGCCTGTACGAGGACGTCAACGGTGACTCGCAGTTCGACGTCGTCGACGTTCAGGCGCTTTTCGCCAACCGGAACGATCCGGCGGTTCGAAACCGGCCGGATCGATTCGACTTCAACGGAGACGGGCGCGTCGACGTCGTCGACGTGCAGAGACTGTACTACGAGGTGCTAACCAAATGA
- the cutA gene encoding divalent-cation tolerance protein CutA: MPTVYVTAPREAAGDLAALLIDEELAACVNVVDCDSYYRWDGETFEGDEEAILFAKTTADRYPELRDTLESEHPNDVPCIERFDEADVLDSYATWVGAQVR; this comes from the coding sequence ATGCCAACGGTATACGTTACCGCCCCACGAGAAGCCGCGGGCGATCTCGCCGCGCTGTTGATCGACGAGGAGTTGGCCGCCTGCGTCAACGTGGTCGACTGCGACTCGTACTACCGCTGGGACGGTGAGACCTTCGAGGGCGACGAGGAGGCGATCCTCTTCGCGAAGACGACGGCGGATCGATACCCCGAACTGCGAGACACGCTCGAATCCGAGCATCCGAACGACGTTCCCTGCATCGAGCGGTTCGACGAGGCGGACGTCCTCGACTCCTACGCGACGTGGGTCGGAGCGCAGGTTCGATAG
- a CDS encoding outer membrane protein assembly factor BamB family protein, with amino-acid sequence MKRPPRGPDSSAEASRSEDSERISDAVDTADLDGGSRATGPSRRRFLAGIAVGVGGVLAGCGETTPGGPGTASDTDGTDGSPTEATPARPGPAPDVAGPWPQARADAGNTGAVDASGPTAAPSVRWATDSAGTVGAAVGAAPEARVEGGDGDARDAAVGPYVVAEDGRVAALDSAGEVRWRATLGDGQFPPAAGSGFVVVPTRERLVVFDAASGERLREIDLPGGVLYAPTLVGARALVGTFSNGVVAVDVESGEVLWEAVTPSRAFPPLVVDGVAYVTARRWETGDGGDAPGVLVALDADSGDRLWERPLDGPPTAPPGHRDGVVYAGTNRGSVDAVDAASGDRIWRETVGDWVTRGPTAGADGVYVVVLGEGPVKLDRDGTVLWRSDVGGGTNPVLTEDDVVLGTDGGVVAVGRDDGEVSWRGETGSVVQFDVRLRDGTVYAGDQFGTVVGFDASTGDRNWEFPFRPATMPGPVVGPRTVAGAAGDGGTYDVLASEGQELSLVGGAATPAITPVFLEDEADESGSETGGEGSAGSPTRTDAGTRTTTAGGSATAEAGAETLLGGGTDGSLYRVRTVDYGDPPGDELEPTPTPTATPDPGEPTRTPTPHIDLPEPEALWERDLDVRPRSPVTYADGRAYLGTDEGVAAVDPRNGRLLWRLSLATGDDRNGDDGGSDGGSGDGGSGDADDGSEGGGGRVSGAPAVTGERAFVATDSGRLVAVDPGTDSTAGGDGDGEGGTARPGIEWEVSLGESVRAGPVAVDDSVFVADESGRVTAYDVAGERRWRREVGGAVYGGPLVSDDRVFVGTDAGEVVALSRGDGSVSWRRETDGGVRATPAVGRETVYAGDHEGTLWAFDAASGDVRWRLTLGRWMDAPPAVGHGAVFVADQTGNVYAVVGE; translated from the coding sequence ATGAAACGCCCTCCACGCGGTCCCGACTCGTCGGCCGAGGCCTCGCGGTCCGAGGACAGCGAGCGCATCTCGGACGCCGTCGATACCGCCGACCTCGATGGCGGTTCGAGAGCCACTGGACCCTCCCGACGCCGGTTTCTCGCCGGGATCGCCGTCGGTGTCGGTGGGGTGCTCGCCGGGTGCGGCGAGACGACGCCCGGCGGTCCCGGTACGGCCAGTGACACTGACGGAACCGACGGCTCGCCGACCGAGGCCACACCCGCCCGGCCCGGCCCCGCACCCGACGTCGCCGGCCCGTGGCCGCAGGCCCGCGCCGACGCGGGGAACACCGGCGCCGTCGACGCCTCGGGACCGACCGCGGCCCCGAGCGTCCGGTGGGCGACGGACAGCGCCGGGACGGTCGGCGCGGCAGTCGGTGCGGCCCCGGAGGCGCGGGTCGAGGGAGGCGACGGCGACGCCCGAGACGCGGCGGTCGGCCCGTACGTCGTCGCCGAAGACGGCCGCGTCGCGGCGCTCGATTCCGCGGGCGAGGTCCGCTGGCGAGCGACGCTCGGCGACGGCCAGTTCCCGCCGGCCGCCGGGTCCGGGTTCGTCGTGGTCCCGACGCGCGAGCGACTCGTCGTCTTCGACGCCGCGAGCGGTGAGCGGCTTCGGGAGATCGACCTCCCCGGCGGCGTCCTCTACGCGCCGACGCTCGTCGGGGCGCGAGCGCTCGTCGGGACGTTCTCGAACGGGGTCGTCGCCGTCGACGTCGAGAGCGGCGAGGTGCTCTGGGAGGCGGTCACGCCCAGTCGGGCGTTCCCGCCGCTCGTCGTCGACGGCGTCGCCTACGTCACCGCGCGACGCTGGGAGACGGGCGACGGCGGCGACGCACCGGGCGTGCTCGTCGCGCTCGACGCCGACTCGGGCGACCGGCTGTGGGAGCGACCGCTCGACGGCCCGCCGACCGCGCCGCCGGGCCATCGCGACGGCGTCGTCTACGCCGGTACGAACCGAGGTTCGGTGGACGCCGTCGACGCCGCGTCCGGCGATCGAATCTGGCGGGAGACCGTTGGCGACTGGGTGACCCGGGGACCGACCGCCGGCGCGGACGGCGTCTACGTCGTCGTGCTCGGGGAGGGCCCCGTGAAACTGGACCGCGACGGGACCGTGCTGTGGCGCTCCGACGTCGGCGGCGGGACGAATCCCGTGCTCACCGAGGACGACGTCGTCCTCGGCACCGACGGCGGCGTCGTCGCGGTCGGTCGAGACGACGGCGAGGTGAGTTGGCGCGGGGAGACCGGTTCCGTCGTTCAGTTCGACGTTCGACTCCGCGACGGTACCGTCTACGCCGGCGACCAGTTCGGGACGGTCGTGGGGTTCGACGCCTCGACCGGGGACCGGAACTGGGAGTTCCCGTTCCGCCCGGCGACGATGCCCGGACCGGTCGTCGGCCCGCGGACCGTCGCCGGCGCGGCCGGGGACGGCGGAACGTACGACGTCCTCGCGAGCGAGGGCCAGGAGCTGTCGCTCGTCGGCGGGGCGGCCACCCCCGCGATCACGCCGGTGTTCCTCGAAGACGAGGCGGATGAGAGCGGGTCCGAGACGGGCGGCGAGGGAAGCGCCGGATCGCCGACGAGGACGGACGCGGGGACGAGGACGACGACGGCAGGCGGGTCAGCGACAGCCGAGGCGGGAGCGGAGACGCTCCTCGGCGGCGGCACCGACGGGTCGCTGTACCGCGTCCGGACGGTCGACTACGGGGACCCACCGGGAGACGAACTCGAACCCACGCCGACGCCGACCGCGACCCCCGATCCGGGGGAGCCGACGCGGACGCCGACGCCGCACATCGACCTTCCGGAACCGGAGGCGCTCTGGGAGCGCGACCTCGACGTGCGCCCGCGCTCGCCGGTCACGTACGCCGACGGGCGAGCGTACCTCGGGACCGACGAGGGAGTCGCCGCCGTCGACCCCCGGAACGGGCGGTTGCTGTGGCGGCTCTCGCTGGCGACGGGAGACGACAGGAACGGGGACGACGGCGGCAGTGATGGGGGTAGCGGCGACGGGGGCAGCGGCGACGCAGACGACGGGTCGGAGGGCGGCGGCGGGCGCGTGAGCGGAGCGCCGGCGGTGACCGGAGAGCGCGCGTTCGTCGCGACCGACTCGGGGCGGCTCGTGGCCGTCGACCCGGGGACGGACTCGACGGCCGGCGGGGATGGCGACGGCGAGGGCGGAACCGCCCGCCCCGGGATCGAGTGGGAGGTGTCGCTGGGCGAGTCGGTCCGTGCCGGCCCCGTCGCGGTCGACGACTCGGTCTTCGTCGCCGACGAGTCGGGGCGAGTGACCGCCTACGACGTCGCCGGCGAGCGCCGCTGGCGGCGTGAAGTCGGCGGCGCGGTATACGGCGGCCCGTTGGTATCCGACGACCGCGTCTTCGTCGGAACGGACGCGGGCGAGGTCGTCGCGCTGAGTCGCGGCGACGGGTCCGTCTCGTGGCGACGCGAGACCGACGGCGGGGTCCGCGCGACGCCCGCGGTCGGACGCGAGACGGTGTACGCCGGTGATCACGAGGGGACACTCTGGGCGTTCGATGCGGCGAGCGGCGACGTCCGCTGGCGGCTGACGCTGGGGCGGTGGATGGATGCCCCGCCGGCGGTCGGTCACGGTGCAGTGTTCGTGGCCGATCAGACCGGGAACGTGTACGCGGTCGTCGGCGAGTGA
- a CDS encoding NAD(P)/FAD-dependent oxidoreductase → MTRVAIVGGGPAGLSAALFVAKNGLDAVVFDTDGTWMHKAHLFNYPGVGSLDGSAFVQTARQQADDFGAERHQGAEVTGVESADDGFVVTADGETHEADYLVLATGANRDLAESLGCAFSDDDTVDVDVSMETSVEDAYATGGMVRAEEWQAVISAGDGAAAALNILSKEKGEHYHDFDTPATAEEVFGGLRDEA, encoded by the coding sequence ATGACACGAGTTGCAATCGTCGGCGGCGGCCCCGCCGGCCTCTCGGCAGCACTGTTCGTTGCGAAGAACGGCCTCGACGCCGTCGTGTTCGACACCGACGGGACGTGGATGCACAAGGCGCACCTGTTCAACTACCCCGGCGTCGGCTCTCTCGACGGGTCGGCGTTCGTGCAGACGGCGCGACAGCAGGCGGACGATTTCGGGGCGGAACGCCACCAGGGCGCGGAGGTCACAGGCGTCGAGTCCGCGGACGACGGCTTCGTCGTCACCGCCGACGGAGAGACGCACGAGGCCGACTACCTCGTCCTCGCGACCGGCGCGAACCGCGACCTCGCCGAGTCGCTCGGCTGTGCGTTCTCCGACGACGACACCGTCGACGTCGACGTCTCGATGGAGACCAGCGTCGAGGACGCCTACGCCACCGGCGGGATGGTCCGCGCCGAGGAGTGGCAGGCGGTCATCTCCGCCGGCGACGGCGCCGCGGCGGCGCTGAACATCCTCTCGAAGGAGAAGGGCGAACACTACCACGACTTCGACACGCCGGCCACCGCCGAGGAGGTCTTCGGCGGCCTGCGCGACGAGGCCTGA